The Raphanus sativus cultivar WK10039 chromosome 2, ASM80110v3, whole genome shotgun sequence DNA segment TGTGTTTGTGTTTGGTAATACAGAGATCTGTACTTATCTGCTCTAGAAAACCACGTCATGCGAGATTTTGATAAGAGCGACACATCTTGCCGTTTAATCGTTTCTTTAGCTCCGTGAATCGAGACCGAGTCATCTCTCGCATTAAACAAGAAAAAGACGCCTTGCCGTTTTGTCAAACAAAGCAGTCACTTTTTTATTTGCTCGAGGAGTGTTTAATTCATAGTACTGTAGTATTTAAACCTTACAACTTGACATCCTCCATTTTAAAATTGAACTTTCTCATGTACATAAATACAAACAAAGAGTGACATTTTAAATTCACAATACAGCTAATCTATTACAATAATACAAGAAATCAAAACTCGATTTAGATTTAACAAAGGGTTATTTTGtacaaatagttaaaagaaAGAGTGATTTGCATCAATATACAAGAAATGAAAGTTATTTAGGTGGCATAGAAGAAATCTTTTTAATTAGGTTTAATGTTTTTCTTAGCCGATTGGAGTTACGGTTTTGTCCAATTCGTATTTGCATCAATATAACTACTGTTGTAatcattttgtatttatatattatctgTATAACAGTATAACCATAAGTCCTGTAATGTAAAATAGTGTATAAATATACAAAGCAAAAGTTcgtctcatttttttttggcaaaagtTCGTCTCATTTGTTCACACCGAAACTACAAAgattctctcttctctctctctctcccgcATCAACGTTGTTCACAGAAGAGAAGAATTCTCGTTTTCTTGTTCATACTAAATGGGTCATGACAATATCGTGAAGCTTGCGAGTCTACTCTTAAAGCTACACAGAGCTCCATCAGGTTGGCTCTGTCTCCATCCCCGACCGAGCCGGTCCATCAGCGACCGCGGCGAAGGAGGAAACCAACGAAAGATCAAACTCGTAAGATCCGACGGTTCTTTAGAAGTCTACGACCGTCCAGTGGTGGTCTCAGAGCTCTCAAGAGACTTCCCAAAGCACAAAATCTGCAGATCCGACTCGCTCTACATTGGACAGAGGACCCCTGTCCTGTCTGAAACCGACACGCTCAAGCTCGGATTCAACTACTTTCTCCTTCCGTCTGATTTCTTCATGAACAGCCTCTCGTTCCTCACCATCGCCGCCTTGAAATCTTCTCAAAACGGAGTCGGGTTGGTCAGAAAATCTGCTGGaactcagcagcagcagccgtTTCTTATTCAAAAGGGAGGAACAAGAGAGAAGCTGAGGATTCGTGTGTCTGAGACTCCCGTTATCCACCGTGACATCAAATCGTCCAACATTCTCATCGATGGCGACGGATACGCGAGGCTGGCGGATTTCGGACTGGCGTTGATCGGAAACGTGGACGACAAGCGTCTGAAAGCCACGCCGCCGACGGATCTAACGGCCATTGGTCTGAATTAGAGTCCGCCGTGCGTCGTCGATTGGGCAGTGCCTCTCGTTATATGCAGCGGGTGCGGAGTGATCTGCGACGAGAGAATCAGGAACCGGCCGAGCTCCGCCATGATACGGAGATTGGTTGTTACAGCGGCGAGATGCGTGAGATCGACGCCAGAGAAATGGCCGGATATGTCGGAGGTTGTGGAGTGTTTGAAAACGGTGCGGAAGATGGCAAGTTGAAGTTGGTGGGGATTGTACGTAATGGTAAAACGGTGTCGTTGGGGATTGTACCTGCAAGTGAGAGTTTTATTGCTTCTACATAATAGGATTGCTTCTACATAATTGTTTTAGTGGTATAGGTTTTCAGATATAACTTGTAGGGGTAATTATGGATATGTGTCTGAGGCTAAACAGTACATGAATAGTACTTTACCAATCTCCTAAATAATCTTTCTAACATGTATATCGGGTGTAATTACTCTAAAAGAAAACCTAACTAAAAAATATTCAGCATGTGTATATTTCGTCATCTCCCCTTAATTAATTACTGACGAAGATTCCATATTATCTTAGCAATAAAATCGGCTTAGAAGCATCAACGTTTTTTACATTTTCTGCATATCATAGTTAATgaatgtgattaaaatatacacacatatagtttaaaaaattgcGATGTGTTTGTATAAAGTCACAAGAAACAGAGTAAGTGCTTGTACTTCGGAGTTTGGTCCGTGTAATAAAGTTTTTACAGGTATTTCTAATTGAAAAACCACcaccgttttttttttctttttccggCGAGTAAGTAAATCAGATGGCAGACGATGAAGGAAGTGGCGGTTATAACAACACCACCACGGAACCATTGCTCCCGTACATGATCAGCCCAAGATCGAAAAAACCGCCTCGGATCCTGTTTCCCTTACCGGAAGACAACGACAGAGTCGCTATTCCGATGCCGCCGCCGTTGACACCGTCTGAGTTCAAAGACCTTTTAATCTTCGGACCCTTCTCACCCTCGCCGCGAGACTCCTCTCAGTACCTCGATTCCCTCTCCCAGAGACACTCGCCGTCGTCgtcatcctcctcctccgccgtcgCCGGAGATACGTTCTCCGGTTCCTCGATGCTAGCACCTCTCCTCCCACATCACCAACCGGACCCATCGTTCCACGGCCACGCGCTCCACAGATCCAAAACCGCGCCGGCGATGTCCGTAATCAACGATCTCCATCTCCCGACTCCTCACCGGAAAGATCTcgcgtcgtcgtcgtcgtcgtcgtcacgCTCCGTCGTGAGACAAGCTTTCGCTCTCCTCGTCGTGTACCTCTCCTTAGGCGTGCTTATCTACTGGCTGAACCGTGATCACTACGTGGTGAATCAAACCCATCCCGTTGTCGACGGGCTATACTTTTGCATCGTCACGATGTGCACCATCGGTTACGGAGACATCACACCCGACAGTGTCGTCACCAAGCTGTTCTCGATCATGTTCGTGCTAGTCGGGTTTGGTTTCATCGATATTTTGCTTAGCGGGATGGTCTCTTACGTTCTCGACCTTCAAGAGAGCTACATGTTGGACTCTGCTAAGCGGAGAGACGAGccggagaagaagaggaagtcGTCGTATATAATCGATGTTGAGAAGGGAAGGATGAGGATTAGGTTGAAAGTGGGTTTAGCGTTAGGTGTTGTGGTTTTGTGCATTGCTCTCGGTGTGGGGATAATGCATTTTATTGAAGACATCGGCTGGTTGGATTCGTTTTATCTCTCGGTTATGTCGGTTACTACCGTTGGGTATGGAGACAGGGCTTTTAAGACGTTGCCCGGTAGGCTTTTCGCTGCGGTGTGGCTGCTTGTGTCTACGCTGGCCGTGGCTAGAGCTTTTTTGTACTTGGCTGAGGCGAGAGTGGACAAGAGGAATCGAGAACGGGCTAAGAGAGTGCTTCGTGAGGCAATGTCTGTCTCTCAGTTCTTCGCTGCTGATATCGATAACAATGGCTGTGTGAGGTATTTGCCTATCCATTTTATATGCTTTGGCACACTCCTTGATTGCTACTTACTAGCTAGCTCTAATGTGAGAGATGTATGTTTTATGTGCGTGTGTGTTTGCAGCAAAGCGGAGTATGTGATTTACAAACTGAAGGAGATGGAGAAAATAACAGATAAGGACATAACTCCGATCACTAAACAGTTTGACAAACTCGACCGATGCAGCAATGGAAAGATTACCCTTGGAGATCTCTTGGATAGTAGCAGTGGAGATTGAGATTCCTCTGcaacttttttttagttttgttttagcTTTAGTTTACTGTAGTGATCAATGCCTAACATGTGGAGATTGATTACtctgtaacttttttttttgttttgtttcagcTTTAGTTTACAAGGCCTGGGATTCTGACCCGAACCGGACagtccgaaccgaaccgaaccgaaaattaTGAAATTCGGTTATCGTTCGGTTATTGAGAGCAAACCGATCGGAATGATTTTACAAAATGTTCGGTTAGTgcatcggttcggttcggttcatgATATCCGATCGGTTAACCGATATTTAACCTaggtatatatatgtatcttatTAACCTAAACAAACCTAATCTCTCTTTTCGTCCTCAAACTCGAGCGGCAGCTTCGTCGGATTCTCAACCCTAGCAACTCGTCTTCTTCGTCTGATTCTTCCATCTTTTCGACCACTCTCTGTTCTGTGTAGGTAAGTTCTTCACTCTCTTCTCTAGTTATGTGTATTTTTTGAGTTTGTGATTGATTTGACATTTAGGGTTTCTGTCGAAATCAATAGGGGCTAATGATTTGGCTTAAATGATGGGTCGATTATCAGTGTGAGAGTGTCTCTTAGTGTTTGATTTGGATCGAAGGATGAGTTTGGATAGATTTGAGATTTAGGGTTCTTGTTGAGATCTGTAAATTACAAGAGGCTAATgtctcaaatttttttttcattgtcgAGATCTGTAAATTACAAGAGAATCTCATCATTAGAGTTAAAGGTAATAATGTCAATCTATCTCAATTGTTTTGTGTCTCTTTTGtgtatttgttttgcttttttaCTGATTTTCTACGTTTAATAAGTTGCAGGTCGGAGTTCAAGCATTATGGTGACCCTTAATTTtctattgttttgtttgttggaCATTATAAGATTTGTTGGACATTATAACTTTATAAGATTTGAGTCATAGATTCATAGATTTAGAATGCTGGATCTTCATTGAGAAAGGATGAACAATATGTATGTTGGTTTTTGCTGTATATGTTTTTTGGCTGATAAATTTGGATTTTACAGGTCATAACcgagaaaattaaattaactcAAAAACCGAAGATAACCGagaaaaccgaaaaaaccgaGTGTAAccgaaaaaaatatttttttttgctaattattatagaaattcggttattttcggaaataaattgaaaaccgaaaataaccgactTCCGAACCGAATCGAACCGAATTTAATTTCGGTTTTCTTCGGaatcagttttaaaaattacggttaaccgaaaaccgaaatttcggttcggttcggtttcggaaaaCCGAAATCGCAGGCCTAGTTTACAGTAGTGATCAATGCCTAATATGTAACGATAATTGATGAGTTATCCAGTCTCTCTGGTTTACTTAAACCAAGTTTGGACCGATCTTAATTTATGGTGCCTTTCTTGGTTAAGCCAGAATTCACtcattaatgtatatatatttgggTGATTAACGAAAAACCTTACGTATGCTGGCAATGGCAAGAACTCAATAAATACACCATAAATGTAACGTTTCCagttactgttttttttttttgagaatataTTCTAGTTAATGTTCcttaatgaaaaatttaaatcaCCAAATTTTGGTAATGTGCGTTACAAATATGTAAACTACGTTACCGAATATCTCTGCAtttaatgtataatataatgcTTAACGTTATTAGAAAACATGTGAAAACCATATAAGTATATATCAAACATATCCCATCTTCCATGTCAAGTCATAacaataatattaaaccctttcttttctttttttgctaaactttGGGAAACCTTTAGAGAGTTAAAAGATAGAAATGGCTAATTCAAGatcttttttctttgctttcatTGCTCTTTCAGTTTTGCTTGCAGGTTAGTTCTTTAGACCAAAACAGTGATAAGCTGATGTTTTTCCAAGCTATTTCTTCTATTCTAAACCAAAAATCTGGATGTGTGTTGTTTTGTAGGTGTTGAATCCACAAAAGTGGTGAGTGAAGATTCAGTTTGGTCTTCCAACAAAGGAGGTTCATTGTGTTGCAACGATCACCCGAAGTTTGGAGTATGTACTGACAATAGACATTGCAACAGTTGGTGTCTTAAAGGTTGTGACAACAAGAAAGGTGGTTTTTGCAAGAGAAGAATTTGTCATTGCTACTGCTAACTTAATTATAACAATATATTCTACATGTATTCTTTTTAAGAATATTATTGGTTAGGGCTATGATGTTTCAAACAATGTTTACTGCAGCTCGATCAACTttgataagaaatatatttaatgagTTTTTCAATATTAATTGAATCTTAAAACTTAATTATTAGTCTCtctataaatgaaaatttacatTACTATATCAATATACTTAAATAGTTTAGttgtataattaaaattttaaaattaaaacgtATTTGAGCAAGAGAATCTAATGGGAAGAAATTAGTAAggaaaatgataaaataaatattgaaacataataagaaatatataGTTAATGAGTTTTTCAATATTAATTGGATTTTAGAACTTCATTATTAGTCTCTCTATAAATGAAGTTTTACATTATTATTTCAATATACTTAAatagtttagttttataattaaaatttaaaaatgaaaatgtatttGAGCAAGATAATCTAATGGGAAAAAAATAGTAAGAGAAATGatgaaataaatatagaaacatAATAAGAAGTATATAGTTAATGAGTTTTTCAATATTAATTGGATTTTAGAACTTCATTATTAGTCTCTCTATAATTGAAATTTTACATTATTATATCAATATACTTAAATAGTTTACttgtataaatcaaaatttaaaaatttagtgtcTACGTTAGCCGTGGCTCGAGCTTTTTGTACTTGGCTGAGGCGAGAGTGGACAAGAGGAATCGAGAACGGGCTAAGAGAGTGCTTCGTAAGGCAATGTATGTCTCTCAGTTCTTCGCTGCAGATATCGATAACAATGGCTGTGTGAGGTATTTGCTTATCCATTTCTTTTATGATTTGACACTGTTCTTAAGGTTTATGGATAGCTGTAATGTGAGAGATCtgtgttttgtgtgtgtgtgtgtgtgtgtgtgtgtgtttgcagTAAAGCGGAGTATGTGAGTTACAAACTGAAGGAGATGGAGAAAATAACAGATAAGGACATAACTCCGATCTCTAAACAGTTTGACAAACTCGACCGGTGCAGCAATGGGAAGATTACTCTTGGAGATCTCTTGGATGGTAGCAGTGGAGACTGAGATTCCTCTGCaacttttttgttgttgttttgttttagcTTTAGTTTACAGTAGTGATCAGTGCCTAATATGTAACTTTGGTTTACTTAAACCAAGTTTGGACCGATTTTAATTTATGGTGTCTTTCTTGGTTAAGCCAggatcaatacaattaaaacagcagacATTTTTCAGACATTCCCttgatttttaaactatttacaaAAGTGccattatcatttaattttaattaataaattatagaaattagTTATAACAACCGAATAAATAgctgatatataaaaataaatcgcAGACTCCATCTTATTTACAATCGAAAATATGTAATCCTAATTAAATGAATAATTGAGTACAGATTTCTataagtataataatattactataataatatacttatttgatataatatttaccaaacatttaaaataaatttaatttattattatgttcttagtaatagtatttttcaaattaaaaaaaaataaaatcaacatcggattaatatttataaatatctaaacaattcCTATATCTTGGGGACataaaaactaaaccaaattaaaaccaaaataaaaaccaaatggatatccaaataaagaaaataaagtttatatattttttaaatgataaaatttaattttaaaatgataaaatactctaaaactaCTATCTATAAACTGAACTACACAGAAAAAAGGATTTCCctactatttttattcaaaaattttgaaattatttttaatttctactAGAATAGAATCacctgaatatttttttagccAAAGTATctattatatgatataatatttaccaaacattaaaataaatttagtttattattatgttcttagaaatagtattttccaaataaaaaaaaaaatcaacaccggattaatatttataatatctaaacaaGTCCTATATCTTGGGACAGAAAAACTAcaaccaaatcaaaaccaaactaaaaaccaaatggatatccaaatatcaaaatacagtctatatttttttaaatattattatatttaatttttaaaatgataaaatattctaaaatactaTCTATAAACTGAACTACACAAAAACGGATTTCCCTACTAATActatccaaaatatttgaaattatttttaattttgtgcTAAAATAGAATCACCcgaatattttttatccaaagtatctaaatttaTCCGACTTATccattattttttctgaaatttcaaaaacatcatTTTACCCTAATTACTCTAAGTTatccaaaaaaagaagaaccgGACCATAGTCGAATTGAACTCgaaattttaatggttttccaAACCAAACCGGAAACATGAAAATTTGTGAATTtgtattttggtttggtttggataacTTAGAGTAATTAGGGTAAAATGatgttttttgaaatttcagaaaaataatgGATAAGTCGGAtaaatttagatactttggataaaaaatattcgGGTGATTCTATTTtagcataaaattaaaaataatttcaaatattttggatagTATTAGTAGGGAAATCCGTTTTTGTGTAGTTCAGTTTATAGAtagtattttagaatattttatcattttaaaaaattaaatataataaatatttaaaaaaaatatagactgtattttgaatatttggatatccatttggtttttagtttggttttgattggTTGTAGTTTTCTGTCCCAAGATATAGGACttgtttagatattataaatattaatccggtgttgattttttttatttggaaaatactattactaagaacataataataaactaaatttaattttaaatgtttgtaagtattatatcatataatagATACTTTggctaaaaaaatattcaggtGATTCTATTCTagtagaaattaaaaataatttcaaaatttttgaataaaaatagtaggaaatctttttttctgtgtagttcagtttatagatagtagttttagagtattttatcattttaaaattaaattttatcatttaaaaaacatataaaatttattttctttatttggatatccatttggtttattttggttttaatttggttttagtttttatgtccCCAAGATATAGgaattgtttagatatttataaatattaatccgatgttgatttttattttttttaatttgaaaaatactattactaagaacataataataaattaaaatttattttaaatgtttggtaaatattatatcaaataagtatactattatagtaatattattatacttatAGAATCTGTACTCAATTATTCATTTAATTAGGATTACATATTTTCGATTGTAAATAAGATGGAGTCtgcgattttatttttatatatcagcTATTTATTCGGTTGTTATAActaatttctataatttattaattaaaattaaatgataatggcactcttgtaaatagtttaaaaatcaaGGGAATGTCTGAAAAATgtctgctgttttaattgtattgatccTGGCTTAACCAAGAAAGGCACCATAAATTAAGATCGGTCCAAACTTGGTTTAAGTAAACCAAAGTTACATATTAGGCACTGATCACTACTGTAAACTAAAgctaaaacaaaacaacaacaaaaaagttGCAGAGGAATCTCAGTCTCCACTGCTACCATCCAAGAGATCTCCAAGAGTAATCTTCCCATTGCTGCACCGGTCGAGTTTGTCAAACTGTTTAGAGATCGGAGTTATGTCCTTATCTGTTATTTTCTCCATCTCCTTCAGTTTGTAACTCACATACTCCGCTTTActgcaaacacacacacacacacacacacacacaaaacacaGATCTCTCAcatctctctcacacacacacacacacacacaaaacacaGATCTCTCAAaatacaaattcataaataaaccaaattcataaacaattaaaacagcagacCTTTTTCAGACATCTCCTtgattttttaaactatttacaaGAGTGTctttatcatttaattttaataataagttATAGAAATTAGTTATAACACCAAATAAATAgctgatatataaaaataaatcgcAGACCCCATCTTATTTACAATCGAAAATATGTAATCCTAATTAAATGAATAATTGAGTACAGATTTCTataagtataataatattactataatagtatacttatttgatataatatttaccaaacatttaaaataaatttaatttattattatgttcttagtaatagtattttccaaattaaaaaaaataaaatcaacaccagattaatatttataaatatctaaacaattcCTATATCTTGGggacataaaaactaaaaccaaattaaaaccaaaataagaaccaaatggatatccaaataaacaaaataaagtttatatatttttaaaatgataaaatttttaaaatgataaaatactctaaaactaCTATCTATAAACTGAACTACACAGAAAAAGGACTTCCctactatttttattcaaaattttgaaattatttttaatttctgctAGAATAGAATCacctgaatatttttttagccAAAGTATctattatatgatataatatttaccaaacatttaaaataaatttagtttattattatgttcttagtaattgtattttccaaataaaaaaaaaatcaacaccggattaatatttataatat contains these protein-coding regions:
- the LOC108828698 gene encoding two-pore potassium channel 3, with amino-acid sequence MADDEGSGGYNNTTTEPLLPYMISPRSKKPPRILFPLPEDNDRVAIPMPPPLTPSEFKDLLIFGPFSPSPRDSSQYLDSLSQRHSPSSSSSSSAVAGDTFSGSSMLAPLLPHHQPDPSFHGHALHRSKTAPAMSVINDLHLPTPHRKDLASSSSSSSRSVVRQAFALLVVYLSLGVLIYWLNRDHYVVNQTHPVVDGLYFCIVTMCTIGYGDITPDSVVTKLFSIMFVLVGFGFIDILLSGMVSYVLDLQESYMLDSAKRRDEPEKKRKSSYIIDVEKGRMRIRLKVGLALGVVVLCIALGVGIMHFIEDIGWLDSFYLSVMSVTTVGYGDRAFKTLPGRLFAAVWLLVSTLAVARAFLYLAEARVDKRNRERAKRVLREAMSVSQFFAADIDNNGCVSKAEYVIYKLKEMEKITDKDITPITKQFDKLDRCSNGKITLGDLLDSSSGD
- the LOC108828709 gene encoding putative defensin-like protein 27, with amino-acid sequence MANSRSFFFAFIALSVLLAVVSEDSVWSSNKGGSLCCNDHPKFGVCTDNRHCNSWCLKGCDNKKGGFCKRRICHCYC
- the LOC108841024 gene encoding uncharacterized protein LOC108841024: MGHDNIVKLASLLLKLHRAPSGWLCLHPRPSRSISDRGEGGNQRKIKLVRSDGSLEVYDRPVVVSELSRDFPKHKICRSDSLYIGQRTPVLSETDTLKLGFNYFLLPSDFFMNSLSFLTIAALKSSQNGVGLVRKSAGTQQQQPFLIQKGGTREKLRIRVSETPVIHRDIKSSNILIDGDGYARLADFGLALIGNVDDKRLKATPPTDLTAIGLN